In the Muricauda sp. MAR_2010_75 genome, one interval contains:
- the sprA gene encoding cell surface protein SprA, which yields MKRGAKPILKPSSFKCIFLFACFVTVTTMRGQDTNEQTQDSVQTGVALGRLILENPDSIISKYTYDPNTNQYIYTESIGDFNVSYPLILTPEQYYDLVEKERMKSYFKEKIDAFTGRKEGSEEARKNLLPNFYVNSNFFESIFGGNTIEVIPQGSVAMDLGVLWQKNDNPALSPRNRTNLSFDFDQRISLSLLGKVGERLEVTANYDTEATFDFQNLVKLEYTPTEDDILQKIEVGNVNMPLNSSLITGAQSLFGVKTQLQFGKTTVTAVFSEQRSQNNTVVAQGGGTLNEFALTALDYDEDKHFFLAHYFRDNYDRALQNYPFIQSQIQITRLEVWVTNRNQQTLNVRNVVALQDLGEALSDKTRIGINNGDPAGFFNPAAVATELPQNAANDYDPNQIGSGALTQSIRDIATVEAGFNIPGYSVNQGFDYAILENARKLEQGRDYQFDSQLGYISLNQRLSNDEVLGVAFQYTYNGEVYQVGEFANGGVDATTVSGGVNPIIENNTLILKLLKSNITNVEDPIWDLMMKNIYSTGAFQLSEEDFKLNILYSDPTPRNYITPVDPNAGWPSGLEDRILINVFNLDRLNVYNDVQPGGDGFFDYVPGITVDPQSGRIIFTKVEPFGKYLFEQLGGGTYDVENDQGYNVNQQRYVFRNMYAKTKAASLQDAEKNRFQIKGRYKSQGNNGIPIGAFNVPRGSVRVTAGGRQLQEGIDYTVNYQAGTVQILDPSLQASNTPINISVENNAVFGQQTRRFTGVNVEHKFNENFVLGGTLLNLNERPLTQKSNYGIEPVNNTIFGLNGNFSTEIPFLTRLANKLPNIDTDVPSNLSLRGEVAFLKPNSPKNADFQGETTTYLDDFEGAQALIDIRSSLGWTLASPPVEFLQDRTDIDVGYERAKMAWYTIDPIFYTNQRPSGLSDNDISLNTTRRVFIDEVFTETDIAQGQTQVQSTLDIVYYPNQKGPYNANPSFDSETPDAKWAGIMRPLSSTNFEQSNVEFVQFWVLDPYVDGQTTNANAGELVLNLGNISEDILRDGRKQYENGLPASTNTEVPRQTIWGQVPSTQSLVYAFDADEANRTLQDVGLDGLDDAAEQSIYNGPAEDPALDNYQYYLNRDGGILQRYSDFNNTDGNSPVAVTNTNRGSTTLPDVEDIDRDLTMNTVNSYYEYRIQIKPNTTIDDEYVTDIREGLTPTLPNGTQLSRRWIQYKIPLSDFTDAVGGITDFRSISFMRMYLTGFSDDVVLRFATLDLVRGDWRTYARSLQPEVDNDPSDDGTVTDVNTVNIEENFGRQPIPYVLPPGVVREQLNNNNTIIRQNEQSLSFVVENLESEDSRGVFKNVNIDVRQYERIKMFMHAEKIMSGDYSDDDTPLVGFLRIGTDFSENFYQIELPLQFTPFNVTSADQIWPDVNQIDIALDDLNKVKSRGIAEQTLNQINYYEVVDGEVIPVDEFAPRTLGRIRIGIRGNPSLGSIRGMMVGVKNIDDLPARGEVWFNELRLAGLDNNGGWAAIAALDANMADFANVSATGSKSTSGFGSIDQMPNERSREDAISYDVVTNVNVGQLFPKKWNLQLPFNYGISETLITPEFDPVYDDLKLEDRIAVAPETSTDGTPTKDDIREQAEDYTKRTSINLIGVRKNRGEEAEANFFDVENFTFNYSYNETNHRDFEIADLRDQNVNTGFVYNHNFKPAPVAPFAKKDSLFMSKYWKWLKDLNFNVLPTSLSLNANYIRSFNQQRFRDVLEPGVEALELPLLQQRNYLFNWQYTLNYSLSKSLRLNLTASNNNIVRNYFNMDDDPDSGIDETLDLWDGFFDIGEPNRHAQQMQLNYELPFSKFPFLDFINAQYTYTSNFDWQRGGDALNEVVQAENPGEQINTVQNASTHNLTANLSMQRFYDFLGLKKRDGKVTTTQAAIRRDKAGNPAEDTDGNAPKKTSKGFNTLVDILTMVKRVNVNYSENRGKVLPGYTQSIGFIGTTRPSLGFVFGSQADVRYEAARKGWLTTFSEFNSQYMQNSTKQLNITATAQPTQDITIDLTADRQLTSSYQENFRVEDIGSGELEYQTLLGNTFGNFSISTLMIGTVFKKSDEFDSETFETFKQNRITVANRLVSDRGENPGTLDEDGFPERYGKTQQEVLLPAFFAAYTGQDVNRVNLDAFRQIPIPNWNIKYTGLMKNKWFRKKFKRFSLSHGYRAAYSINSFQTNLEKRNTTTDPETGDVLPDNIINNVVLTDQFNPLMRVDFEMANSFSFLAEVRTDRTLSLSFDNNLLTEINGKEYTLGLGYRFKDVKFVTNIGGEKTRLKGDLNLKADLSLRDNITIIRNLDIDNNQITSGQKLMSVKFTADYALSKSLNALFFYDHSFSKFAVSTAFPQTTINTGFTIRYNFGN from the coding sequence TTGAAAAGAGGGGCAAAACCAATACTTAAACCATCAAGTTTTAAGTGCATTTTCTTGTTTGCTTGTTTCGTGACCGTAACCACTATGAGGGGTCAGGACACCAATGAGCAAACGCAAGATTCTGTACAGACCGGCGTAGCGCTCGGACGCTTGATATTGGAGAACCCCGATAGCATCATTTCCAAATACACTTACGACCCCAATACCAACCAATACATTTACACAGAGAGCATAGGGGATTTTAATGTTAGCTACCCACTTATCCTTACACCGGAGCAATACTATGATTTGGTGGAGAAGGAACGGATGAAATCTTATTTCAAGGAAAAAATAGATGCCTTTACTGGTCGAAAGGAGGGCAGTGAAGAAGCTCGAAAAAATCTACTGCCCAACTTTTATGTGAACAGCAACTTTTTTGAATCCATTTTTGGTGGAAATACCATTGAAGTGATTCCCCAAGGTTCTGTAGCCATGGATTTGGGTGTTTTGTGGCAAAAAAATGACAATCCCGCGCTATCGCCCAGAAACCGAACAAACCTTTCTTTCGATTTTGACCAACGAATCAGTTTGAGTTTGTTGGGAAAAGTAGGCGAGCGACTCGAAGTTACGGCGAACTATGATACAGAAGCCACCTTTGATTTCCAAAATCTGGTCAAGTTGGAATATACCCCTACCGAGGACGATATTCTTCAAAAAATCGAGGTCGGTAACGTCAATATGCCCCTGAACAGTTCACTGATCACCGGGGCACAAAGCCTTTTTGGGGTAAAGACCCAGTTGCAATTTGGAAAAACCACAGTTACGGCCGTTTTTTCTGAGCAAAGATCACAAAACAATACCGTTGTGGCACAAGGTGGAGGAACTTTAAACGAGTTTGCGCTTACTGCATTGGACTATGACGAGGACAAACACTTCTTCTTGGCGCACTATTTTAGGGATAATTATGATCGTGCCCTGCAAAACTATCCCTTCATACAAAGCCAGATACAGATTACCCGATTGGAGGTATGGGTCACTAACCGTAACCAGCAGACCTTGAACGTAAGGAACGTGGTAGCTCTTCAGGATTTGGGAGAAGCATTGTCAGATAAAACCCGAATAGGAATCAATAATGGCGATCCAGCAGGATTTTTTAACCCTGCCGCAGTGGCTACAGAACTTCCACAGAATGCGGCCAATGATTATGACCCCAACCAGATTGGTTCTGGAGCACTGACCCAATCCATCCGGGATATTGCTACGGTGGAAGCTGGTTTCAATATTCCAGGGTATTCCGTAAACCAAGGCTTTGATTATGCCATTTTGGAAAATGCACGAAAGTTGGAGCAGGGACGTGATTACCAATTCGATTCGCAATTGGGATATATTTCCCTGAATCAAAGATTGAGCAATGATGAGGTGTTGGGGGTTGCTTTCCAGTATACCTACAACGGAGAAGTCTATCAAGTTGGGGAATTTGCCAACGGCGGTGTGGATGCCACTACGGTTTCCGGAGGTGTAAATCCCATCATTGAGAACAATACCCTTATTCTAAAATTGTTGAAGAGTAACATCACCAATGTGGAGGATCCTATTTGGGACTTGATGATGAAAAATATTTACTCCACTGGAGCATTTCAATTAAGCGAGGAGGATTTTAAGCTGAACATTCTCTATTCTGACCCCACACCAAGAAACTATATCACTCCTGTAGACCCCAATGCAGGATGGCCTTCTGGTTTGGAGGATAGGATTTTGATTAATGTGTTCAACTTAGACCGACTTAATGTTTACAATGATGTGCAGCCCGGCGGGGATGGCTTCTTTGATTATGTGCCCGGCATTACCGTAGACCCCCAATCGGGGCGGATTATTTTCACCAAGGTGGAGCCTTTTGGTAAATACTTGTTTGAGCAATTGGGTGGCGGAACCTATGATGTGGAAAATGATCAGGGCTATAATGTAAACCAACAGCGTTATGTGTTTCGGAACATGTATGCCAAAACCAAGGCCGCTTCTTTGCAGGATGCTGAAAAGAACCGTTTCCAAATTAAAGGTCGATACAAATCCCAAGGGAATAATGGTATTCCCATCGGTGCTTTTAACGTGCCAAGAGGTTCGGTTAGGGTAACGGCTGGGGGGCGCCAACTTCAGGAAGGAATTGATTATACCGTTAATTATCAGGCCGGAACCGTTCAAATTTTGGATCCCAGTTTACAAGCCTCCAATACGCCCATCAATATTTCGGTGGAAAACAATGCTGTTTTTGGACAACAGACCCGAAGGTTTACAGGAGTCAATGTGGAACATAAATTCAATGAGAATTTTGTCTTGGGAGGAACCCTTCTCAATTTGAACGAGCGACCCCTTACGCAAAAATCCAACTACGGGATAGAGCCAGTGAACAATACCATTTTTGGTCTAAATGGAAACTTTAGTACCGAGATTCCATTCTTGACCCGGTTGGCCAATAAGTTGCCCAACATTGATACCGATGTGCCATCCAACTTATCCCTAAGGGGTGAAGTGGCGTTTTTGAAGCCCAACTCTCCGAAAAATGCAGATTTTCAGGGAGAAACCACCACGTATTTGGATGATTTTGAAGGGGCACAAGCGTTGATAGATATTCGTTCGTCATTGGGTTGGACCTTGGCAAGTCCACCAGTGGAATTCTTACAGGACAGAACCGATATTGATGTGGGCTACGAACGGGCAAAAATGGCCTGGTATACCATCGACCCTATTTTTTATACCAATCAAAGACCCTCAGGTTTGTCAGATAACGATATTTCATTGAACACCACTCGTAGGGTGTTCATTGATGAGGTCTTTACAGAGACAGATATTGCACAAGGGCAGACCCAGGTACAGAGCACCTTGGATATTGTGTATTATCCCAACCAAAAGGGACCTTATAATGCCAATCCCAGTTTTGATTCGGAAACTCCAGATGCCAAATGGGCTGGAATTATGCGTCCGCTCAGCAGTACCAATTTTGAACAGTCCAATGTGGAATTTGTGCAATTTTGGGTACTTGATCCTTATGTGGATGGCCAGACCACCAATGCCAATGCAGGGGAGTTGGTGTTGAATCTGGGGAACATTTCTGAAGATATTCTACGGGATGGCCGTAAGCAGTACGAAAACGGATTGCCCGCAAGTACCAATACTGAAGTGCCAAGACAAACCATTTGGGGACAGGTGCCTTCCACCCAATCTTTGGTCTATGCCTTTGATGCTGATGAGGCCAATAGAACCTTGCAAGATGTAGGCTTGGATGGTTTGGATGACGCAGCGGAACAATCTATTTATAACGGTCCGGCGGAAGACCCTGCCTTGGATAACTATCAATATTATTTGAATAGGGATGGCGGCATTTTACAGCGCTATTCAGATTTTAACAATACGGATGGAAACTCACCCGTAGCCGTTACCAATACCAATCGAGGTTCTACCACCTTGCCGGACGTTGAGGATATTGATCGGGATTTGACCATGAACACGGTGAACAGCTATTATGAGTATCGCATTCAAATTAAGCCCAATACCACCATTGATGATGAGTATGTGACGGATATTCGCGAAGGGCTTACACCAACATTGCCCAACGGGACCCAACTCAGCCGAAGGTGGATTCAGTATAAAATTCCGTTGAGTGATTTTACCGATGCCGTGGGTGGGATAACCGATTTTAGGTCCATTAGTTTTATGCGGATGTACCTGACCGGATTCTCGGATGATGTGGTCTTACGTTTTGCCACTTTGGATTTGGTTCGTGGCGATTGGCGTACCTATGCCAGATCACTGCAGCCCGAGGTGGACAATGATCCTTCGGATGACGGTACCGTTACGGACGTGAACACCGTTAACATTGAGGAAAATTTTGGACGACAGCCGATTCCGTATGTATTGCCTCCGGGAGTGGTTCGGGAGCAGTTGAACAACAACAATACCATTATCCGTCAAAATGAGCAGTCCTTGTCCTTTGTGGTTGAGAATTTGGAATCTGAGGATTCCCGTGGGGTCTTCAAAAATGTGAATATTGATGTGCGGCAGTACGAGCGGATAAAAATGTTCATGCATGCTGAAAAAATTATGAGCGGTGATTATTCCGATGATGACACGCCCTTGGTCGGGTTTCTTCGGATAGGAACTGATTTTTCGGAAAATTTCTATCAAATAGAACTACCGCTTCAATTTACGCCCTTCAATGTGACCTCAGCAGACCAGATTTGGCCGGATGTCAACCAAATCGATATCGCTTTGGACGACCTGAACAAGGTAAAATCGCGAGGAATAGCGGAGCAGACCCTGAACCAAATCAACTATTATGAAGTAGTGGATGGCGAGGTGATTCCCGTGGATGAATTTGCACCGAGGACTTTGGGAAGAATCCGAATTGGAATACGGGGTAACCCATCCTTGGGAAGTATCCGTGGGATGATGGTAGGGGTAAAAAACATTGATGATTTACCAGCTAGGGGAGAAGTGTGGTTCAACGAACTCCGTTTGGCCGGATTGGACAATAATGGGGGGTGGGCCGCGATTGCAGCATTGGATGCCAACATGGCCGACTTTGCCAACGTATCGGCCACAGGAAGCAAAAGTACTTCCGGGTTTGGGTCCATAGACCAGATGCCCAATGAACGATCTAGGGAAGATGCCATTTCCTATGATGTGGTCACCAATGTGAATGTGGGACAGTTGTTTCCCAAAAAATGGAACCTTCAGTTGCCGTTCAATTACGGAATTTCCGAAACTTTGATCACACCCGAATTTGATCCAGTTTACGACGACCTTAAATTGGAAGACCGTATTGCTGTGGCTCCAGAAACTTCTACGGATGGCACGCCAACTAAAGATGATATAAGGGAACAAGCTGAGGATTACACCAAACGTACCAGTATCAACCTGATCGGAGTACGAAAAAATAGAGGTGAGGAAGCTGAAGCCAACTTCTTTGATGTTGAAAACTTTACCTTCAACTATTCCTATAACGAGACCAATCACAGGGATTTTGAGATAGCCGACCTTCGCGATCAAAATGTGAACACAGGATTTGTGTACAATCACAATTTTAAGCCGGCTCCGGTAGCGCCTTTTGCCAAGAAAGATTCCCTTTTCATGAGCAAGTATTGGAAATGGCTGAAGGATTTGAACTTTAATGTGCTGCCCACCAGCTTGTCCCTAAATGCAAACTATATCCGTTCTTTTAACCAACAGCGTTTTAGGGATGTATTGGAACCTGGAGTGGAAGCTTTGGAATTGCCGTTGCTGCAACAACGTAACTACCTGTTCAATTGGCAATACACCTTGAATTATAGCCTGAGTAAGTCCTTGCGGTTGAATTTGACGGCCTCCAACAACAACATCGTCCGTAATTATTTCAATATGGATGATGACCCAGATTCGGGTATTGACGAAACATTGGATCTATGGGATGGGTTCTTTGACATTGGCGAGCCCAACAGACATGCCCAACAAATGCAGTTGAACTACGAACTGCCGTTTAGCAAGTTTCCGTTCCTGGATTTCATCAATGCCCAATATACCTATACCAGCAATTTTGACTGGCAGCGTGGTGGGGATGCATTAAATGAAGTGGTGCAAGCAGAGAACCCTGGCGAACAAATAAATACCGTGCAAAATGCCAGCACCCACAATCTAACAGCCAACTTGAGCATGCAGCGCTTCTATGACTTTTTGGGGTTGAAGAAGCGGGATGGTAAGGTTACGACAACCCAAGCTGCAATCCGAAGGGATAAGGCAGGCAACCCCGCCGAGGATACAGATGGAAACGCACCCAAAAAAACCAGTAAAGGCTTTAATACCTTGGTGGATATTTTGACCATGGTAAAACGGGTGAACGTAAATTATAGCGAAAATCGTGGTAAAGTGCTCCCGGGATATACCCAATCCATTGGATTTATTGGGACAACCCGTCCATCTTTGGGCTTTGTTTTTGGAAGTCAGGCCGATGTGCGATACGAAGCCGCCCGAAAGGGATGGTTGACCACTTTTTCTGAGTTCAATTCACAATACATGCAGAATTCCACCAAACAATTGAACATTACGGCTACGGCGCAGCCTACACAAGACATTACCATCGACTTAACGGCAGATCGCCAATTGACCAGCAGCTATCAAGAAAACTTTAGAGTAGAAGATATAGGCAGCGGCGAATTGGAATACCAGACCTTGTTGGGGAATACCTTTGGTAATTTCAGTATTTCTACGTTAATGATCGGAACCGTATTCAAAAAAAGTGATGAGTTTGATTCTGAAACTTTCGAAACCTTTAAGCAGAACAGGATTACCGTTGCCAACAGGTTGGTTTCCGATAGGGGTGAAAATCCGGGCACTTTGGATGAAGATGGCTTTCCGGAACGCTATGGAAAGACCCAGCAAGAGGTCTTACTGCCAGCCTTCTTTGCTGCGTATACGGGTCAAGATGTAAATCGGGTGAACTTGGATGCTTTTCGGCAAATCCCCATTCCCAATTGGAACATTAAATACACGGGATTGATGAAAAACAAATGGTTCCGAAAAAAATTCAAGCGTTTTTCATTGAGTCATGGGTATCGAGCGGCGTATAGCATCAATTCATTCCAGACGAATTTGGAAAAACGGAATACCACTACAGACCCCGAAACGGGAGATGTGTTACCGGATAATATCATAAATAATGTGGTGTTGACGGACCAGTTCAACCCATTGATGCGGGTGGATTTTGAAATGGCCAACTCTTTCAGTTTCTTGGCCGAGGTTCGTACCGACAGAACCCTATCCCTCAGTTTTGACAACAATCTGCTCACGGAAATCAACGGTAAGGAATACACACTCGGATTGGGATACCGCTTCAAGGATGTGAAGTTTGTGACCAATATTGGCGGCGAAAAGACCCGTTTAAAAGGAGACCTAAACTTAAAGGCCGATTTATCACTACGGGATAACATCACCATTATCCGAAATTTGGATATTGATAACAACCAGATTACATCGGGTCAAAAATTAATGTCAGTTAAGTTCACTGCGGATTATGCCTTGAGCAAAAGCCTGAACGCGCTTTTCTTCTACGATCATTCCTTCTCCAAATTTGCGGTCTCAACAGCATTTCCCCAAACCACGATCAACACAGGGTTCACGATACGATACAACTTCGGGAACTAG
- the gcvH gene encoding glycine cleavage system protein GcvH translates to MNIPAELKYTKDHEWVKIDGDIATVGITDFAQGELGDIVYVEVETLDETLDKEEVFGTVEAVKTVSDLFLPLSGEIIEFNESLEDEPEKVNTDPYGEGWMIKIKMSDASEVDDLMSDADYKALIGA, encoded by the coding sequence ATGAACATACCAGCTGAACTAAAGTACACCAAGGACCATGAATGGGTCAAGATAGACGGCGATATTGCAACCGTAGGAATTACAGATTTTGCCCAAGGTGAATTGGGCGATATTGTTTATGTAGAGGTGGAAACCTTGGATGAAACCTTGGACAAAGAAGAGGTTTTTGGAACCGTGGAGGCCGTTAAGACCGTTTCCGATCTTTTTTTACCCCTAAGCGGAGAAATTATTGAGTTCAATGAGTCTTTGGAAGACGAGCCGGAAAAGGTAAATACCGATCCTTATGGTGAAGGGTGGATGATCAAAATTAAAATGAGCGACGCTTCTGAGGTGGATGATTTAATGAGTGATGCAGATTACAAAGCATTGATCGGTGCTTAA
- a CDS encoding VanZ family protein: MLSLFSFSEVDLDTGNLNIPYADKMTHFIFYLVFSFLGAFFVRERTKGNLELSKATIYVLLVAVGYGILIEALQYTLTVDRMAELGDVFANVMGAFVGIGLIRWLFSKERPLKWKF; this comes from the coding sequence ATGCTCAGCTTATTTTCTTTTTCTGAGGTTGATTTGGATACCGGAAATTTGAATATTCCTTATGCCGATAAAATGACCCATTTTATATTTTATTTGGTTTTTTCGTTTCTGGGAGCTTTTTTTGTAAGGGAGCGTACCAAGGGCAATTTGGAACTAAGTAAAGCAACTATTTATGTTCTGCTTGTGGCTGTTGGGTATGGCATACTTATTGAGGCTTTACAGTATACGCTTACCGTTGATCGAATGGCAGAATTGGGCGATGTTTTCGCCAATGTAATGGGAGCATTTGTAGGAATTGGCCTTATTAGATGGCTTTTTTCCAAAGAAAGGCCGTTAAAATGGAAATTTTAA
- a CDS encoding energy transducer TonB, with product MEPKKNPKADVGRNSSLYFVVGLAAVLALVYGAMEWKKYEKANDYDIALNVEDQLDEEVPMTEQIKTPPPPPPPAAPEVIEVVEDEEEVEETVIESTETSQEEEVVEIEEVVVEEVEEDISVPFAVIEDVPVFPGCEGASDKKACFQEMMQKHIRKNFRYPEIAQEMGVQGRVNVIFVIQKDGSIGNIRMRGPDKNLEAEALRIIERLPKMTPGKQRGRAVKVPFSIPITFKLQ from the coding sequence ATGGAACCAAAGAAGAATCCAAAAGCTGATGTAGGAAGAAACAGTTCGCTCTATTTTGTTGTAGGGCTGGCTGCTGTTTTGGCATTGGTGTATGGAGCCATGGAATGGAAAAAATATGAAAAGGCAAACGATTATGACATTGCCTTGAACGTTGAGGACCAATTGGACGAAGAAGTGCCAATGACCGAGCAAATAAAAACTCCACCGCCACCACCGCCACCCGCAGCTCCTGAGGTAATTGAAGTTGTTGAAGATGAGGAAGAGGTGGAAGAAACCGTAATCGAATCCACGGAAACCAGTCAGGAAGAAGAGGTTGTTGAAATTGAAGAAGTGGTAGTAGAAGAGGTTGAAGAAGATATTTCAGTTCCATTTGCTGTTATTGAGGATGTACCTGTTTTTCCTGGTTGCGAAGGGGCCAGCGATAAAAAAGCATGTTTTCAGGAAATGATGCAGAAGCACATCCGTAAAAACTTCCGGTATCCTGAAATTGCCCAAGAAATGGGCGTTCAAGGTAGGGTGAATGTAATTTTCGTTATCCAAAAAGATGGAAGCATCGGGAACATTAGAATGCGTGGACCGGATAAAAATTTGGAAGCTGAGGCATTGCGAATTATTGAGAGATTGCCTAAAATGACTCCAGGAAAACAAAGAGGTAGAGCAGTTAAGGTACCTTTTAGTATTCCAATTACATTTAAGCTTCAGTAG
- a CDS encoding MBL fold metallo-hydrolase encodes MRYFLSFLLFFPLLALHAQDEEVIITIDTLSQKTFMLTGNGGNIGIYLGPEQVFMVDDQFAPLSEKIKAAIATLTDKPISYLLNTHMHGDHTGGNVNFNTDETVLVAQNNVRKRLKIGGEEKLKANEITAQEYENTLPEITFSEGLTFHDGDETVMAFHVHNAHTDGDAMIYFVNENVLHMGDTYFAGRYPYIDLGSGGSIDGYIAAHKKALLVIDAETKIIPGHGRPSSKAELETYVQVLEDIKDIIQKEITAGKSLEEVKNNGNLTSKYDSVYGNGHINPERMRETVYKSLTGSK; translated from the coding sequence ATGCGCTACTTCTTAAGTTTTTTGCTGTTTTTCCCTCTGCTGGCTCTTCATGCCCAGGATGAAGAAGTCATTATAACCATTGACACGCTCTCCCAAAAAACCTTTATGTTAACGGGAAATGGTGGAAATATTGGAATTTACCTCGGTCCTGAGCAAGTTTTTATGGTCGATGACCAATTTGCGCCACTGAGTGAAAAAATAAAAGCTGCCATTGCCACACTAACCGACAAACCCATCTCCTATTTACTGAACACCCACATGCATGGGGATCATACCGGTGGAAATGTGAATTTTAACACCGACGAAACTGTTTTGGTGGCACAAAATAACGTTCGAAAACGGCTTAAGATCGGTGGTGAAGAGAAATTGAAGGCCAATGAAATCACCGCACAAGAATATGAAAATACATTACCTGAAATCACTTTTTCCGAGGGCCTTACTTTTCACGATGGGGATGAAACTGTTATGGCCTTTCATGTGCACAATGCCCATACGGATGGAGATGCCATGATTTATTTTGTGAACGAAAATGTGTTGCACATGGGCGACACGTATTTTGCAGGACGTTATCCCTATATAGATTTGGGAAGTGGTGGAAGTATTGATGGCTACATTGCCGCACACAAAAAGGCTTTGCTTGTAATTGATGCCGAAACCAAAATAATCCCCGGTCATGGAAGACCTTCCAGCAAAGCTGAATTGGAGACTTATGTTCAAGTGCTTGAAGATATTAAAGACATCATTCAAAAGGAGATTACAGCAGGAAAATCCTTGGAAGAGGTAAAGAATAATGGCAACCTTACTTCCAAATATGATTCGGTTTATGGAAATGGGCACATTAATCCTGAGCGTATGCGGGAAACTGTATACAAGAGCTTAACAGGATCAAAATAG
- the cyoE gene encoding heme o synthase: MKSAVGSVKNTSLSLIFSDFKEITKAKLAVSVVFSSIAGYFLGAYQINAVSLLLLTFGGYCMVGASNAFNQIIEKDLDALMNRTKNRPIPSGRMSVRTALTIAILLTVLGVVSLFALSPKTAMFGAISIFLYTSVYTPLKTKTPLAVFVGAFPGAIPFMLGWVAATDDFGIEPGTLFMIQFFWQFPHFWALGWMLDEDYKRAGFKMLPTGKKDKGTIMQIILYTVWMIVISVMPAFGITGRLNLSVVAAILVLLAGLTMLFFAFRLYEKRDNVTARRLMLASVTYISLIQIIYVVDKFIS, from the coding sequence ATGAAATCTGCCGTAGGTTCCGTTAAAAATACTTCCCTTTCCTTGATTTTTTCCGATTTCAAGGAGATTACCAAGGCCAAGTTGGCAGTCAGTGTTGTCTTTTCATCCATCGCTGGATATTTTCTGGGTGCCTATCAAATTAATGCCGTATCCTTATTATTGCTCACGTTTGGTGGATATTGCATGGTTGGAGCCTCCAATGCCTTTAATCAAATTATTGAAAAAGATCTGGACGCCTTGATGAACCGCACCAAAAATCGTCCCATACCTTCAGGGCGAATGTCGGTAAGAACCGCATTGACCATCGCCATACTATTGACCGTTCTGGGTGTGGTGTCCTTATTTGCCCTGAGTCCAAAGACAGCCATGTTTGGGGCAATCTCCATATTTCTATATACTAGTGTATATACCCCGTTAAAGACGAAAACCCCACTGGCCGTTTTTGTGGGTGCTTTTCCAGGGGCCATTCCTTTTATGTTGGGTTGGGTGGCGGCCACGGACGATTTTGGGATTGAGCCCGGAACCCTTTTTATGATTCAGTTTTTTTGGCAGTTTCCCCATTTTTGGGCGTTGGGCTGGATGTTGGACGAAGATTACAAGCGAGCCGGCTTTAAAATGCTGCCTACCGGAAAAAAAGATAAAGGCACCATCATGCAGATCATACTCTATACCGTTTGGATGATTGTCATTTCCGTTATGCCTGCATTTGGCATTACTGGAAGACTGAATTTGTCCGTTGTAGCGGCGATATTGGTATTGCTGGCAGGGTTGACAATGCTGTTTTTTGCGTTCAGACTATATGAGAAACGGGACAATGTTACAGCAAGGCGGTTGATGTTGGCCAGTGTTACCTATATATCATTGATTCAAATAATATACGTAGTAGATAAGTTTATTTCATAA